Proteins from a genomic interval of Clostridium sp. AN503:
- the tkt gene encoding transketolase encodes MNLELEKKSVNAIRVLAADAVQKANSGHPGLPLGAAAMAYELWAHHMNHNPADPEWEDRDRFILSGGHGSTLLYSLLHLFGYGLTVEDLKNFRQSGSLTPGHPEYGHTVGVEATTGPLGAGMGMAVGMAMAEAHLAAVFNRPEYPVVDHYTYVLGGDGCMMEGISSEAFSLAGTLGLHKLIVLYDSNKISIEGSTDIAFTEDVQKRMEAFGFQTITVEDGNDPAAIGKAIEEAKADQLRPSFIIVKTQIGYGCPAKQGKASAHGEPLGAENVTALKENLGWESQEPFYVPEDVYENYRMLAAQGAKTQEAWEGLFAEYAKAYPDLKEQWDAYHDKQIGEKLYDDEVFWAYEDKPQATRNLSGIMLNRLKNEVPALIGGAADLAPSTKTYMSDMGDFSKDNYAGRNLHFGVRELAMAAIGNGLALHGMRPFVSTFFVFSDYTKPMARLAALMKLPVTYVFTHDSIGVGEDGPTHEPIEQLAMLRAMPDFHVYRPADATETAAAWYFAATAKDAPTALVLTRQNLPQLGGSSREALKGGYILEDSAKETPDAILMASGSEVSLAVEAKKLLAEEGIDVRVVSMPSMDVFAKQDAEYREKVLPKAVRKRVAVEALSGFGWGEYVGLDGAYVTMQGFGASAPAESLFEKFGFTAEHVAEVVKQL; translated from the coding sequence ATGAATCTGGAATTAGAGAAGAAATCCGTAAATGCGATCCGCGTCCTGGCGGCGGACGCCGTGCAGAAGGCAAACTCCGGCCATCCGGGGCTGCCCCTGGGGGCGGCGGCTATGGCTTATGAGCTGTGGGCGCACCATATGAACCACAATCCGGCTGACCCGGAGTGGGAGGACCGGGACCGGTTTATCCTTTCCGGCGGTCATGGCTCTACATTACTCTATTCCCTGCTGCATCTGTTCGGCTACGGTCTGACCGTGGAGGATCTAAAGAACTTCCGCCAGTCCGGCTCCCTGACCCCGGGTCACCCGGAGTACGGGCATACGGTGGGGGTCGAGGCCACCACAGGCCCGCTGGGCGCAGGCATGGGCATGGCGGTGGGCATGGCCATGGCGGAAGCCCATCTGGCCGCCGTGTTCAACCGCCCGGAATATCCGGTGGTGGACCACTATACCTACGTGCTGGGCGGCGACGGCTGCATGATGGAGGGGATCTCCTCGGAGGCATTCTCCCTGGCAGGGACCCTGGGCCTTCACAAGCTGATCGTCCTGTATGATTCCAACAAGATTTCCATCGAGGGCAGCACGGACATTGCTTTTACGGAGGATGTGCAGAAGCGGATGGAGGCCTTTGGCTTCCAGACGATCACCGTGGAGGACGGAAATGACCCTGCGGCCATCGGGAAGGCCATTGAGGAGGCGAAGGCGGATCAGTTAAGGCCTTCCTTTATCATCGTGAAGACCCAGATCGGCTACGGCTGTCCTGCCAAGCAGGGCAAGGCCAGCGCCCACGGGGAGCCTTTGGGGGCCGAGAACGTGACGGCGCTCAAGGAGAACTTGGGCTGGGAGAGCCAGGAGCCGTTCTATGTGCCGGAGGATGTGTACGAGAACTACCGAATGCTGGCGGCTCAGGGCGCGAAGACGCAGGAGGCCTGGGAAGGGCTGTTTGCGGAGTACGCAAAGGCATACCCGGATCTTAAGGAGCAGTGGGACGCTTACCATGATAAGCAGATCGGTGAAAAGCTTTATGACGACGAGGTGTTCTGGGCATACGAGGATAAACCGCAGGCCACCAGGAATCTGTCCGGCATCATGCTGAACCGTTTAAAGAATGAGGTTCCTGCGCTGATCGGCGGAGCCGCGGATCTGGCGCCGTCCACCAAGACCTATATGAGCGATATGGGGGATTTCTCTAAAGATAACTACGCAGGAAGGAACCTGCACTTTGGCGTGCGGGAGCTGGCGATGGCGGCGATCGGGAACGGCCTGGCGCTGCACGGGATGAGGCCGTTTGTGTCCACGTTCTTCGTGTTCAGCGATTACACGAAGCCCATGGCGCGTCTGGCAGCGCTGATGAAGCTGCCGGTGACCTATGTGTTCACCCATGACAGTATCGGAGTGGGGGAGGATGGGCCGACCCATGAGCCGATCGAGCAGCTGGCGATGCTGCGTGCGATGCCGGACTTTCACGTGTACCGCCCGGCGGATGCGACGGAGACGGCTGCGGCCTGGTATTTTGCAGCGACCGCGAAGGATGCGCCCACGGCGCTGGTACTGACAAGGCAGAACCTGCCACAGCTTGGGGGGAGCAGCAGGGAGGCGCTGAAGGGCGGTTATATCCTGGAGGACAGTGCGAAGGAGACGCCGGATGCGATCCTGATGGCAAGCGGCTCGGAGGTGTCCCTGGCGGTGGAGGCGAAGAAGCTTCTGGCGGAGGAAGGCATCGACGTGCGTGTGGTGAGCATGCCGAGCATGGATGTGTTTGCCAAGCAGGATGCAGAGTACCGGGAGAAGGTGCTGCCGAAGGCGGTGAGGAAGCGTGTGGCAGTGGAAGCCTTAAGCGGGTTTGGCTGGGGCGAGTATGTGGGCCTGGACGGGGCGTATGTGACGATGCAGGGCTTTGGCGCGTCGGCGCCGGCTGAGTCTTTGTTTGAGAAGTTCGGGTTCACGGCGGAGCATGTGGCTGAGGTTGTGAAGCAGTTATGA